In a genomic window of Paraburkholderia phenazinium:
- a CDS encoding L-rhamnose mutarotase, with the protein MRYCLALDLRDDPAVMEEYDRYHREVWPEVLAHLRASGIHDMTIWRRENRLVMLIDADEGFTPEQLVIGPQTHPRVKEWETLMAYFQQPLPHAEKTAWQPLEQVFRLTESR; encoded by the coding sequence ATGCGTTATTGCCTCGCCCTCGATCTTCGCGACGATCCCGCCGTGATGGAGGAGTACGACCGCTACCACCGCGAGGTCTGGCCCGAAGTGCTCGCTCATCTGCGGGCCTCGGGCATCCATGACATGACGATCTGGCGGCGTGAGAACCGGCTAGTCATGCTGATCGACGCGGACGAGGGCTTCACGCCGGAGCAACTCGTTATCGGCCCGCAGACGCATCCACGCGTCAAAGAGTGGGAGACGCTGATGGCGTATTTCCAGCAGCCGTTGCCGCATGCGGAGAAAACCGCATGGCAGCCTTTGGAGCAGGTGTTTCGCCTGACCGAAAGCCGGTAA
- a CDS encoding ABC transporter ATP-binding protein, translating into MAAVAFEQVRKSFGAVQVLKQIDLAVPDGEFLVLVGPSGCGKSTLLRALAGLEGVTHGRILIDGQIVNALPPRERDVAMVFQNYALYPHMTVLENLTFALKLRNHDAAEIALRAQKAATLLGLQDLLGRHPRHLSGGQRQRVAMGRAIVRDPKVFLFDEPLSNLDARLRVQMRAEIKALHQRLRATTVYVTHDQIEAMTMADRIVVLNGGVIEQIGTPLALYDDPDNLFVAGFIGSPAMNVFNGVYEQRGGGAQVRVGEVALPVPAVNAVHGQEVVYGVRPEHLALAGEDGVPFALDVVEPTGAATELFGTLVGQPCCVMLNGRTDLRAGNPVALRADLNKVLVFDRASGRRLR; encoded by the coding sequence ATGGCAGCCGTTGCATTCGAGCAGGTGCGCAAGTCGTTCGGCGCCGTTCAGGTCCTCAAGCAGATCGACCTGGCGGTGCCGGACGGCGAGTTTCTGGTGCTGGTCGGCCCGAGCGGCTGCGGCAAGTCCACCTTGCTGCGTGCGTTGGCCGGGCTCGAGGGCGTCACGCACGGGCGCATCCTGATCGACGGTCAGATCGTCAATGCGCTGCCGCCGCGCGAGCGCGACGTCGCAATGGTGTTCCAGAACTACGCGCTCTATCCGCATATGACCGTGCTCGAGAACCTCACCTTCGCGCTCAAGCTGCGTAATCACGACGCCGCGGAGATTGCGTTGCGTGCGCAAAAGGCGGCCACTTTGCTCGGTCTGCAGGACCTGCTCGGCAGGCATCCCCGGCATCTGTCGGGCGGTCAGCGGCAGCGTGTGGCGATGGGCCGCGCTATCGTGCGCGACCCAAAGGTGTTCCTGTTCGACGAGCCGCTGTCGAATCTCGACGCGCGGCTGCGCGTGCAGATGCGCGCGGAGATCAAGGCGCTGCATCAGCGTCTGCGCGCCACCACGGTCTACGTGACGCACGACCAGATCGAGGCGATGACGATGGCCGACCGCATCGTCGTGCTCAACGGCGGCGTGATCGAGCAGATCGGCACGCCGCTCGCACTCTACGACGATCCGGACAATCTCTTCGTGGCGGGTTTCATCGGCTCGCCGGCCATGAATGTCTTCAATGGCGTGTACGAGCAGCGCGGCGGTGGCGCGCAGGTGCGCGTCGGCGAAGTGGCGCTGCCGGTGCCGGCCGTCAATGCCGTGCACGGGCAAGAGGTGGTGTACGGCGTGCGTCCCGAACATCTGGCGCTTGCCGGCGAGGACGGCGTGCCGTTCGCGCTCGATGTGGTCGAGCCGACCGGTGCGGCAACCGAACTGTTCGGCACGCTCGTCGGCCAACCCTGTTGCGTGATGCTGAATGGCCGCACCGATCTGCGCGCCGGCAACCCCGTCGCATTGCGTGCCGATCTGAACAAGGTGCTGGTGTTCGATCGCGCAAGCGGGCGACGTCTGCGCTGA
- a CDS encoding transporter substrate-binding and LysM peptidoglycan-binding domain-containing protein: MAFTSGFKKLVGLVATVAVVAGAIFAYKQGYFGQHNTSQVAAVDTGNSSQPMQAMQAPPTAAPQTDTSNAATPSRDTLQSILQNRTVRISVENPSEPIYGETNGIPHGFNYEFAKLLFAQPEFNKGGVIRIDTHHEVDAYQDVPRQLLVSSNGAPVTDIAMDGLTFPDNTPNGVVYTNPYLDDFGYALIVQHGSSIRSAADLNGKTIGILQGDPDVRAFVTRQFPNSKLVEVNDSDPQFINKSVDDHVVDCFIYDYPFAVESIKGTDLKFAVTKLDGSDISYKIGVRAADQNLLIYLNSAIGRVKQSPAYLDLLRKYFISDQVETTAAASGERSYVVRQGDTLNLIASSQLGSGSRYRDIQQRNNLPNPNLILVGQHLVIPAR; this comes from the coding sequence ATGGCATTTACCTCAGGATTCAAAAAACTCGTGGGTTTGGTAGCCACCGTGGCCGTTGTCGCGGGCGCAATCTTCGCTTATAAGCAGGGCTATTTCGGTCAGCACAACACGTCGCAAGTGGCGGCCGTCGACACCGGCAATAGCTCGCAGCCCATGCAGGCGATGCAGGCACCGCCCACGGCGGCGCCGCAGACGGACACCTCCAACGCGGCGACACCGAGCCGCGATACGCTGCAATCGATCCTGCAGAATCGCACGGTGCGCATTTCCGTGGAGAACCCGTCCGAGCCGATCTACGGCGAGACCAACGGCATTCCGCACGGTTTCAATTACGAGTTCGCCAAGTTGCTGTTTGCCCAGCCCGAATTCAACAAGGGTGGCGTGATCAGGATCGACACGCATCATGAGGTGGACGCCTATCAGGACGTGCCGCGTCAGTTGCTGGTGTCGTCCAATGGCGCGCCGGTCACCGACATCGCGATGGACGGCCTGACCTTCCCGGACAACACGCCCAACGGCGTGGTCTACACGAATCCGTATCTGGACGACTTCGGCTACGCGCTGATCGTTCAGCATGGTTCTTCCATCCGCTCGGCGGCGGATCTGAACGGCAAAACCATCGGCATCCTGCAGGGCGATCCGGACGTGCGCGCGTTTGTGACCCGCCAGTTTCCGAACAGCAAGCTCGTGGAAGTTAACGATTCGGACCCGCAGTTCATCAACAAGAGTGTCGACGATCACGTAGTCGATTGCTTCATCTACGATTATCCGTTCGCGGTGGAATCGATCAAGGGCACCGACCTCAAGTTTGCCGTCACGAAACTCGATGGCTCCGATATCTCGTACAAGATCGGCGTCCGTGCAGCGGACCAGAATCTGTTGATCTATCTGAACAGCGCGATTGGCCGTGTGAAGCAAAGCCCGGCCTACCTCGACCTGCTGCGCAAGTATTTCATCAGCGACCAGGTGGAGACGACGGCGGCGGCATCGGGCGAGCGCAGCTACGTCGTGCGCCAGGGCGATACGCTGAACCTGATTGCCTCATCGCAACTCGGCAGCGGCTCGCGCTACCGCGACATCCAGCAACGTAACAACCTGCCGAATCCGAACCTGATCCTCGTGGGCCAGCATCTGGTGATTCCGGCCCGGTAA
- a CDS encoding carbohydrate ABC transporter permease: MSTTLEHTPGFSSFKAPLRRAALWFGVFIVMAAICLPGLWVVLNAFRSNVAILSNQPLSDAGSYTLDNFRNMFGFGAMQSLPIRQYFVNSVVISLASTFAAIVVGVLGGYAFARFEFRHKKTLFVVLMLTRAIPGIALSLPIFMLWAWTGLLDTRIGVIVVYLAMNVPFTVWLIDGFFREVPAELAEAAQIDGCTRWQAFWHIELPLARSGVASAAIFAFLTSWNEFALASQLCRSPDTKTLPVGLMDFTAQFTVDWAGMCAMAVIIIIPAIVLTFIVQKHLIAGLTLGGVKG; encoded by the coding sequence ATGAGTACGACGCTCGAACACACTCCCGGTTTTTCGTCCTTCAAGGCACCGCTGCGGCGAGCTGCGCTATGGTTCGGAGTCTTTATCGTCATGGCGGCGATCTGTCTGCCTGGCCTGTGGGTCGTGCTGAACGCGTTCCGCTCGAACGTGGCGATCCTGTCGAACCAGCCGCTCTCCGATGCCGGCAGCTATACGCTCGACAACTTCCGCAACATGTTCGGCTTCGGCGCGATGCAGTCGTTACCGATTCGCCAGTACTTCGTGAATTCGGTGGTGATCTCGCTGGCGAGCACCTTCGCCGCCATCGTGGTGGGCGTGCTGGGCGGTTATGCGTTTGCCCGTTTCGAATTCCGTCACAAGAAGACGCTGTTCGTCGTGCTGATGCTGACCCGCGCGATTCCCGGCATCGCACTGTCTTTGCCGATCTTCATGTTGTGGGCGTGGACCGGTCTGCTCGACACGCGCATCGGTGTGATCGTCGTCTACCTTGCGATGAACGTGCCGTTCACGGTATGGCTGATCGACGGTTTCTTCCGCGAGGTACCTGCGGAACTCGCCGAGGCCGCGCAGATTGACGGCTGCACCCGCTGGCAGGCGTTCTGGCATATCGAGCTGCCGCTGGCCCGCTCGGGCGTGGCGTCGGCGGCGATCTTCGCCTTCCTGACGAGCTGGAACGAATTCGCGCTGGCGTCCCAGTTGTGCCGCAGTCCCGACACTAAAACTTTGCCGGTCGGCCTGATGGACTTTACCGCTCAGTTCACAGTGGACTGGGCCGGCATGTGCGCGATGGCGGTCATCATCATCATTCCCGCCATCGTGCTGACTTTCATTGTTCAGAAGCACCTGATTGCAGGCCTCACGCTTGGCGGCGTCAAAGGATAG
- a CDS encoding mandelate racemase/muconate lactonizing enzyme family protein — translation MTTIENVEIRQVDLQPKVRRTDAIQSFVVQETILLTIRCSDGSSGTGYTYTIGTGGSSIVALLHDHLVPRLIGRNPAEYEAIWRDLFFHTHATAVGAITSLALAAVDTALWDRNTRVAGLPLWVAAGGAKPRVRTYTTEGGWLHLSQSELVEQTLQAQAEGFRGAKLKVGRPHVSEDAARLAAVRAAVGDGFELMVDANQGFTLAEALRRAHAFEPLRLAWLEEPMPAESIDAHRRLCAATTVPVAVGESLYHPAQFAEYVKADACSIVQADVARVGGITPWLKIAHSAEAMNIEICPHFLMELHVSLCAAVPNSSWLEYIPQLDSLTGASIVVEQGYATPPASPGIGIDWDWDAIRAQQRLQIEIDTPVSA, via the coding sequence ATGACCACGATCGAAAACGTCGAAATCCGGCAAGTCGACCTTCAGCCGAAAGTGCGGCGCACGGACGCCATTCAGTCGTTCGTTGTGCAGGAAACCATTTTGCTGACGATCCGTTGTAGCGACGGCAGCAGCGGCACAGGCTACACCTACACGATCGGCACGGGCGGTTCATCGATCGTCGCGTTGCTGCACGATCATCTGGTGCCGCGGCTGATTGGCCGCAACCCGGCTGAGTACGAAGCGATCTGGCGCGATCTGTTCTTCCATACGCATGCGACAGCCGTCGGCGCCATCACCAGTCTCGCGCTGGCCGCCGTCGATACGGCGCTATGGGACCGCAACACGCGCGTGGCCGGGCTGCCGCTGTGGGTCGCGGCCGGCGGCGCAAAACCACGCGTACGCACTTACACGACGGAGGGCGGTTGGCTGCATCTGTCGCAGAGCGAACTCGTCGAGCAGACGCTGCAAGCGCAAGCCGAAGGCTTTCGCGGGGCGAAACTGAAAGTAGGGCGCCCGCATGTCTCGGAGGACGCCGCGCGTCTCGCGGCCGTGCGCGCTGCCGTGGGCGACGGCTTCGAACTGATGGTCGACGCCAACCAGGGATTCACGCTGGCCGAGGCGCTGCGACGCGCGCATGCCTTCGAGCCGCTACGCCTCGCATGGCTGGAGGAGCCGATGCCGGCCGAGAGCATCGACGCGCACCGGCGTCTGTGTGCGGCGACGACGGTGCCGGTTGCAGTGGGCGAATCGCTGTACCATCCGGCGCAGTTCGCCGAATATGTGAAAGCGGATGCCTGCTCGATCGTTCAGGCGGACGTCGCCCGCGTGGGCGGCATTACGCCATGGCTGAAGATTGCGCATTCCGCGGAGGCGATGAACATCGAAATCTGTCCGCACTTCCTGATGGAGTTGCATGTGAGTCTGTGCGCGGCGGTACCCAACTCGAGCTGGCTCGAGTACATTCCGCAACTGGACTCGCTGACCGGTGCGTCGATTGTGGTGGAGCAGGGTTACGCGACACCGCCGGCGTCGCCGGGCATCGGCATCGATTGGGACTGGGACGCGATTCGTGCGCAGCAGCGTCTGCAGATCGAGATCGACACGCCGGTGAGCGCGTGA
- a CDS encoding carbohydrate ABC transporter permease → MRSNLQDSSAVPALVPVSHEGVGLPFKLLLPAFFSVAIVVVLPLLFSLYTSFTSYRLIEPDTIWHFIGLRNYMRAFANEDFWAAFGRTVLFLTIALNLELVLGLGIALLLNEVTKGQRILRTIMMFPMMFSPVLVGFQFKFMLNDSTGVVNHLLQTLFGLQSTIPFLVNANSALASLIVAEVWNSTPVFAVILLAGLMALPKDPIEASKVDGCTPLQTFRYVTLPYLMPFIYIAMTIRSLDVGRAYDIVRIMTNGGPGGRTELLWTMVGRIAYDDSHMGYANAIGYVSVLVSVLFTLYFFRKLNAARKHMGPA, encoded by the coding sequence ATGCGATCCAACCTCCAGGATTCGTCCGCTGTACCTGCTCTCGTGCCGGTCTCGCACGAGGGCGTCGGTTTGCCGTTCAAGCTGTTGCTGCCTGCGTTCTTCTCGGTGGCGATCGTCGTCGTGCTGCCGCTGCTGTTCTCGCTCTACACGAGCTTTACGTCGTACCGGCTGATCGAGCCCGACACGATCTGGCATTTCATCGGCCTGCGCAACTACATGCGCGCGTTCGCCAACGAGGACTTCTGGGCCGCCTTCGGCCGCACCGTGCTGTTCCTGACGATTGCCTTGAATCTGGAACTGGTGCTGGGTCTCGGCATCGCATTGCTGCTGAATGAGGTCACTAAAGGCCAGCGAATCCTGCGCACCATCATGATGTTCCCGATGATGTTCTCGCCGGTGCTGGTGGGCTTCCAGTTCAAGTTCATGCTCAACGACAGCACGGGCGTGGTCAACCATCTGCTGCAGACGCTCTTCGGCTTGCAGAGCACGATTCCGTTTCTGGTCAATGCGAACTCGGCGCTCGCTTCGCTGATCGTGGCCGAAGTCTGGAACTCGACGCCGGTGTTCGCGGTGATTCTGCTGGCGGGATTGATGGCGTTGCCGAAGGATCCGATCGAAGCCTCCAAGGTGGACGGCTGCACGCCGCTGCAAACCTTCCGCTACGTGACGCTGCCGTACCTGATGCCGTTCATCTACATCGCCATGACGATCCGCTCGCTGGACGTCGGCCGCGCCTACGACATTGTGCGCATCATGACGAACGGCGGTCCCGGCGGGCGCACCGAATTGCTGTGGACAATGGTGGGCCGCATCGCTTACGACGATTCGCATATGGGCTACGCGAACGCGATCGGCTATGTGTCGGTGCTGGTTTCCGTGCTGTTCACGCTGTACTTCTTCCGCAAGCTCAATGCGGCGCGCAAACATATGGGGCCGGCCTGA
- a CDS encoding ABC transporter substrate-binding protein, with protein sequence MRYPTMQALPTMLRLAASMLALAGLVASGLAHADDEYKGYTLRVKLIGGVQYEALYTRIPLWEKQTGAKVEIVSRKSHFELDRELKQDIASGHIDYCVSSNHTNFSAQYPIFRDLKGLFPASYLAAFSPSLLKASEINGHLVQIPRSVDIEALYYDKTAYDDPANQAAYSKQFGKTLAPPTNYAEFTQQAKFFTKAPNFYGTQFPGKDEAITGTFYSLLIANGGQLLDAKNRPAFNSPIGVKTLNWFVDLYKAGAVPKGVPSYVWDDLGNNFAAGKVALDLDWPGFASFYNDPKTSKLAGNVGVVPAPLGAGNKRPGWSGSHSFSITKTCDRPEVAASFIEFLTSLDSQMVEARLGTIPSRIDAQQAVVKEFQEKHDAYMANAINVFSTAARQDAFTPPRIQQWDEISNALWPELQKALIGDKSSQQALDDAAKKVSDIMQDASD encoded by the coding sequence ATGCGCTATCCAACCATGCAAGCCCTGCCAACCATGTTGCGGCTCGCCGCTTCGATGCTCGCGCTCGCGGGCCTCGTCGCGTCGGGTCTCGCCCACGCCGACGACGAATACAAAGGCTATACGCTGCGGGTCAAGCTGATCGGCGGTGTGCAGTACGAAGCGCTCTATACGCGCATTCCGCTGTGGGAAAAGCAGACCGGCGCGAAAGTCGAGATCGTGTCGCGCAAGAGCCACTTCGAACTGGATCGCGAGTTGAAGCAGGACATCGCCTCGGGTCACATCGACTATTGCGTGTCGTCCAATCACACGAATTTTTCGGCCCAGTACCCGATTTTCCGCGATCTGAAGGGACTCTTTCCAGCGAGCTATCTGGCCGCGTTCTCGCCGAGCCTGCTGAAGGCGTCGGAAATCAACGGGCATCTGGTGCAGATTCCGCGTTCAGTGGATATCGAAGCGCTCTACTACGACAAGACCGCCTACGACGATCCGGCCAACCAGGCCGCCTATAGCAAGCAGTTCGGCAAGACACTCGCGCCGCCCACGAACTATGCGGAGTTCACCCAGCAGGCCAAGTTCTTCACCAAGGCGCCGAACTTCTACGGCACGCAGTTTCCCGGCAAGGACGAAGCCATCACGGGGACCTTCTATTCGCTGCTGATCGCCAATGGCGGCCAGTTGCTGGATGCGAAAAACCGCCCGGCGTTCAACTCGCCGATCGGCGTCAAGACGCTTAACTGGTTCGTGGACCTCTACAAGGCGGGCGCGGTGCCCAAGGGCGTGCCGAGTTACGTCTGGGACGATCTGGGCAATAACTTCGCAGCCGGCAAGGTGGCGCTGGATCTCGACTGGCCTGGCTTCGCTTCGTTCTACAACGATCCCAAGACTTCCAAACTGGCCGGCAATGTCGGCGTAGTGCCGGCGCCGCTCGGTGCCGGCAACAAGCGGCCGGGCTGGTCGGGCTCGCATAGCTTCTCGATTACGAAGACCTGCGATCGGCCGGAGGTCGCCGCGAGCTTCATCGAATTCCTGACCAGTCTCGATTCGCAGATGGTGGAGGCGCGCCTCGGCACGATTCCTTCGCGGATCGATGCGCAGCAGGCGGTTGTGAAGGAGTTCCAGGAAAAGCACGATGCCTATATGGCGAACGCCATCAACGTGTTCAGCACGGCGGCGCGCCAGGACGCCTTCACGCCGCCGCGCATCCAGCAATGGGACGAGATCTCCAACGCGCTGTGGCCCGAGTTGCAGAAGGCGCTGATCGGCGACAAGTCGTCCCAGCAGGCGCTCGACGATGCGGCGAAAAAGGTCTCCGACATCATGCAGGACGCCTCCGACTAG